CAAGAAGTGGGCGTCTCTGAAGGCCAACGCCATCCTCAACACCATCGAGATCGTCTTCTGGTTCGTCGCGTTCGGCTTGTTGTGCTCCGCCAACGGAACCTTCTGCACGGGGGCCAGTTGCGCGCTGAGCTGGGTCGTGACGCTCATCGTCATGGTTCTGATGTAAGTCCGCCCCCCGCGTCACCTCGCGCAATTGCCATTCGATGGCCTTGTCGTCTCTCCAATGTCCTTTTGCTGACGGCCGCTGGGAATCGTAGCGTGTTGGCCTTCCAGACTtccgtcgtctccatcaAGGACTACCGCTACTTCAAGAATTACGGCGTCAACCCCGAGACGGAATCCCGAGCGGCTTACCCGAAGCCTCAGGTCTGAGAATTGATTTCTTGATGAGAAATGACGGGCGGTTCTACAATGCGGATGTGATGAGCAGCTGGTTTCATGAGATCGGGATTGGAACTGGTGGTTGAGAGCGTGGAGCAGCAACGAAGACGGTATTAGACAATCTTGGTGGGTTTTATGAGTGACGGCGttggtttttctttttcttcacTAGGCTTGGAACTAGTTTATTCATCTAGCATCCTTACCTTACAATATCCCTAGTGTATATACTTGTTCATAAATGGGCCCGGGCGTTGTTCTCTCGCAGATCACACCGTGAAGAGTATCACACCCGGCTGCTTATACGGATGTGAAACTTCGCTCGCGCTCACAAGGAGGAATGGGAAAAGAATTGGCACATTGGTGGATAGGCTTTTGGCTAGCGTTCGATTTCCCAGTGATACATTCAAGACGTTGTCCCTGGGCGGCTATGGATGGCTACGTCTGGGGATCGTAATTGAAGTCAAAGTTCACCCCTGACCAAAAGGCATCGTCCATGAAAGTCGTCCCGTCCTGTCCGCCGCCGTTCATGATGGAATCTGCGAGGGCGAACTGCGTATTGAAGGCGGATTCcgaaccgccgccgccgaagccctGAGAGCCTTCGCCTACCCCGTCCCACGCAAAGTTCTGGTCGACCATGTTCATCAGCGGACACAGGTTCTGCTCGAGGCTTTCCTGCGGTTGCGCCGCGAGCATCTCCACGCCCTTCTCGGGTGCCACTGCCGTATTCCTCCGCTCGTCATGGAGCAGGGAGTTCGGAATCCTCTCTGGGTACTTTTGGTACAGGTATTTGATGAGGTTGGCTCTCGTCCTGCAAGCAGGCTTCCATGAGGTGGACAGCTCCTTCAAGATCTCCAGGCACGCCTCGATGTACAAGGTGCAACACGGTCTGCCTGTGTTTGCAAAGTCCGGGTCGGGACTCGCGTACTGGATCAGAACCAGCGTCGCGGTGAGTATGCAGTGCGTGGCCGAGATCGGGCTCCTGCGGAAGCTCCCAAAAACCTGGCGGTACTTTTTCCCGGCGTGACATATCCTTTTCGCCGACTCGATGCAAAACTCCTCGGCGCGTTTGGCAGTGTCCGTCTTGGGTACCACAGGCGCATCTTTCGGCTTGATGAGGAACGGTTTGAAGAGGAGAATGCAGCAGGTGTGGTAGACCATGTGCAGGGTGTAGACCTGCGGCAGGTCGTTGTGCTTGTCGATCCGAAGGTCGGCTGGGAGCTCGTAGAACCACGTCTTCAGCTCGAGAGTGCAGGATTGGAGAAACGATATCCTCTGCGGTCCTTTGTACAGTGGTTTTGGGGCGTACCTTGGGGGCAGATCGTTAGCCTCGTTACCAAGGGAAACCTGTCAACTGACAAAAGGACACATGTGGACGTGAGCTACTGACAGAGCAAGCAGAATGTTTTCCAAGATACGGCAGAGTCCAATCAGCCCACGATGCACGAGGATCTTCTTGTTGCATCGTTCCATTTCGGTCGTATCGTTGGATCCGCTGCTTATCTGCTCCGGCGTGAGTGGCGAGGGAAGATTCACCGCACCCTGAACATCCTGTGCAAACGAATCAGTATTGAAACTCGCTCATGCCGCATCTCAAAGACGGAATTCTGCAAGTTGAGCTCACCAAAAGGCTACAGACTCGCCCGGTGTAGATGGCCGCGAGCTTGTCGTCACAATACAGTGACCAGTACACCTGCCGTCGCAGCTCTATCTCTTCAGGCGACATGTGACACGTGCCGACCAAGGATGCGGCATCGAGGTTCAGCCCCATGTCGAGGGCGAGTCGATTTGCCATTCCCTGGTGCAGCCATCCTGCTGCATCGCAACCATAGGACTTGCTTCCATTAGCATGTTGCGTTCTCCGGTTCGATTCGGCAGGTTGCATAACGACGTACCACGTAGACGCCAACCAGGATGGACATTGACTGGAGAGTGGTGATGGTTGGGTGCTTCATGTCGTAGTGCAAGAGTACTTCGGCCTTCTGCATGAACGGTTTCCCCGCCGTGTTCTGATCAGCAGGATCCGACCGGGTGTCGATCCTGTCGGAGTAGCGGGATCCGAGAGCAAGGATGCAGTTGAGGAGCAGGGGGCTGTAGAAGCGGCCTTGCGTCTTCATGCTTTCTCTGAATAGCCTCTCGTTGACTACCTGACACCAGGGGCTCTGATACTCAAAGAACAGATCGATCAGCTCGGTCTGAAGGTCTTCGGGATAGACCTCGGCTTCCAGCGGCAGGATGAAGCGATTCGTCTCTACAGACTTGGTGGTTGCGGGGCTGCTTTCGTGATCCTCGTTGTCAGGTGTAGACTCTACATGGCGGTCAACAGCTGGCTCTTACAAATAAGAagggagaaggaaaaaggTCAGGCGTACCGCTTTGGAACTCCAAGCGGCCACTCGAAGGTCCGAAGTATCGCATCTCGCCATCTTGGTCATAGTTGACGGCTTCATCTAGAGAAAGAGCTCCCTCAAACGTCGCACAAAGATCATCGAATGCTGAAGGGCTCAGGCCGGCATCACTGCCGCCTGCCAAGGGGTTGGTGATGGAGGGCAGTTGGGGCATCGCCCCCGTGGTGGAGAGTTGGGCAACGGACGCCTCGATGTCGATGGCGCGGGACTGAAGCACCGCTTCAAGCAAGTCGATCCTGCTCCTCAGCAGCTGTACATAGGACTTCGAGGCAGGCTTGCGGCCATCCTCCTCACTCCGGTATAGGCAGTTGATGGAGCGCTCTGAGCACCGGGTGCAGGCAGGTCGTTGTCCATCACACTGGGTCGTTCCAGGGCGCGTTAGCTAGCATTCGTTCACTCACCCTATACCTGTCTTGGACGGAAGTATTTCCGGTGGAGGGGCAAGGGAAAACATATTCCACCCACCTTGGCTCTTCGGCGCCGACATTCCTCGCATGCTTTGGACGTGTACCTGCGCTTCGGATGGGCTGCGGCCCGCTCCGATGACGATTGAAGCATggcggcaaggagaagagatGCAAGGGTCTATCCACAACGGCTGAGATAATCTTTCTCCCGGAGTCCTCGGTAGGCGGGATTTCGGGGTTCTGTATGGGAAGACGAGGTACGAAATGAACTGAACCTGTgccctcactctctctctctatctctgtctcctctccctccaaTTGTTTCTGACAAGCAAGACTCAATGAGATGTTGGTGAATGCGGGGCCAATCACATGGGCTCACAGAGAGCTGCTGACTAAAAGAGCGGGGAAGGAATTCATATTCCGCGCCTCTTCGTCACTGGCTCGAATGTTTTCTCGCCGAGTATTTTCTTGcttcatcaacatcaactcGTTGATGGTTGGCAGTGAAGGGCAATATTCATCATGGAGCCATCATTCCAGGCCTTCCCATTCCTCACGACATCGTCGGGGTTTAATTTCATTCCAGTAGTGAATGTCTCTGATTGGCAACTCGTGCCAACAAGCTCGCAGCGGATGCAACTTCTGCGGCTCCCGAAGGGATTTCAGAAGGGTCACCCATCACCCACATAAAGGGTCCCACACCGCCAGACAACAGCGGAGCTTGCCTTGCTATTTGAGCTTCCGGAGCAAATCAGACTTGGGCAAGAATGAAATCAGCGAGCGCACTCTCGGGCTTCGGAAGTGAGACCGCCTCAAGTCTTGGCCCGGAGATCGGACGGTCGACAACCCAAAATAGCATCCGGAAGGGGGATGTCCGTGCGGATTCGTCATTCCGGGCTGGTTCATCCTATGCCGGGCCGTCGACATTGTCAAGACCATTGTGCGCACTGAAACCACTCACGCGCCTCTTAGTCGATACCCCGGAGCATGTGTGCTGAACCCTACCTCGCTGCGTTCTTTCACACCGCTTTCTCGCGTCAAGATCACGCCGACCTGGACCctgaagttggaggaggattTCGGATTAACACGTGGGAGGGTAGCAGTCGAATCCTTGAGGttgccgccaccgccgccgccgccatcacagCAACGACGACATGCAACGCCATGACCGAGAGACACGGGCGGACAGTGGGACCGCCGCGTTCTAGTGTGGGGATATCGCACTGACGACACCAAACACTGCTCCGGCGCAGTCAGAAAGGATACCGCTGCGTCGATCACCGCAGATGCAGGTACTCGGGTTGTCGTCGTGAGATGCAGGACTGACGTGCCTCGTTGACTGGCTTTCCCCGTCCTTTTTCTGGGGCCTCTTGAGACTTCACGGAGGCAGCCCGATAATCCTAGGCCGGGAGGATCGATCACGGTGAGGATCGCGTTTCAATTTCTATCAGCCTCCTCACTTATGGCGCCGGACCTGGGACAGCAGCAAAGCCGGGAAATAAGCCAACGCCACATCGCAAATAATCCTAAACAAAGACTCTCGGAGGGGTTGAGGCTGGCCTCGCCTGGAGACCAAATGACCAAAGTAGGTTGGCTCCGCAAGTCTACCCGCCGCTGAGGCACGGTCGGGGAGCTTGGGACGAGATTTAAGAATTCCTTGACCTGCAACGACCCTGAAGCTCTTAATTCTGCTCAGATGCCAAGCAGTCTTCTGCTCAGGAGTATGCAGGTAGGCCCTATCGCGAGTTTCGATGGAGAAAAGATGGAAAGACACGCACACCTACTGCATGCTACTGCATGTCTCGGACGACCACCGTGAGCTGGAGCTTGCTGTAGCGTTGTTGTATGTTATATGTCGCACCCAACACCGTGGGTCGCAAGCGGCGAATGTGAGACAGTACATTCAAGTGAGGGTTTCTAGGTCGATCAGCCTCTGGTGTTGAAGCCTTTCCAGGGTGGCATCCATCCTGCCCATCTCGAAAAAGGATTCTTTTGTTGTACTATATCCAGCCAGCTACCTTACTAAAACCACACTGGCTTGACCGACCTGTATCTGTCTCGCCTGCCAACAACATGCAAATCTCCCCCCCAAAATTTCCCACCGGCGCTGACCGATTCCTTCGGCGGACTTCTCCACGGACAcccgcctcccctcccctcccctccgccttCTCACCCTTTCCCCTTTTCAGGGAACAAACAAAACCGAGCCTGCTAGCGCGAAGCCTCAAGTCTCTTGGTTCGATGCCCCGACGTCCGGCTCGGCGGGAGCACGGTCAGGGCACGGCCGGCCCGGTGCCACTTAGCCTCCCTGCCTGCGTCTCCTGCTACTCGTCCCCCCGCGAGCCATGCCGTTCTGAACCGTCAGTGGCGCAACGGCCCAGTCACCCACACACCTACTTGGGGGTTCcgggcggtggtgttgataGCCAGAGTTGATAGGGGTAAGGGCGGGGGGAGAGAAAAGCCTCAAATCGTCGGAACTCACTAGGCCTGTCGGTCTGAGCGAAGAGGAGACGAGACCTCTATAAGAAGGTCCCGCTTGGTCTTTGCTCATCGTGCATCACCAGCTTCGTTTCTCACATACCCACCTCCAGTAGTAGTCAACAGATCTTCAAATCCCTccacaccaccatcatctctTCGCAGATACACAGCGTCTCAAATCACCCAACATGCCTTCCACCGTCGTTTCCACCCCCGTCCCCGCCGGCGTTGA
This sequence is a window from Colletotrichum higginsianum IMI 349063 chromosome 8, whole genome shotgun sequence. Protein-coding genes within it:
- a CDS encoding C6 zinc finger protein; the protein is MGIRDFFDGRFFDTRYRTKVHILQLVLMTVAIILTIARMAMPVPTTRANMMALTMGLKSLIIIGYQLLTTHKQRFKKWASLKANAILNTIEIVFWFVAFGLLCSANGTFCTGASCALSWVVTLIVMVLIVLAFQTSVVSIKDYRYFKNYGVNPETESRAAYPKPQV
- a CDS encoding C6 transcription factor codes for the protein MLQSSSERAAAHPKRRYTSKACEECRRRRAKLTRPGTTQCDGQRPACTRCSERSINCLYRSEEDGRKPASKSYVQLLRSRIDLLEAVLQSRAIDIEASVAQLSTTGAMPQLPSITNPLAGGSDAGLSPSAFDDLCATFEGALSLDEAVNYDQDGEMRYFGPSSGRLEFQSESTPDNEDHESSPATTKSVETNRFILPLEAEVYPEDLQTELIDLFFEYQSPWCQVVNERLFRESMKTQGRFYSPLLLNCILALGSRYSDRIDTRSDPADQNTAGKPFMQKAEVLLHYDMKHPTITTLQSMSILVGVYVSYGCDAAGWLHQGMANRLALDMGLNLDAASLVGTCHMSPEEIELRRQVYWSLYCDDKLAAIYTGRVCSLLDVQGAVNLPSPLTPEQISSGSNDTTEMERCNKKILVHRGLIGLCRILENILLALYAPKPLYKGPQRISFLQSCTLELKTWFYELPADLRIDKHNDLPQVYTLHMVYHTCCILLFKPFLIKPKDAPVVPKTDTAKRAEEFCIESAKRICHAGKKYRQVFGSFRRSPISATHCILTATLVLIQYASPDPDFANTGRPCCTLYIEACLEILKELSTSWKPACRTRANLIKYLYQKYPERIPNSLLHDERRNTAVAPEKGVEMLAAQPQESLEQNLCPLMNMVDQNFAWDGVGEGSQGFGGGGSESAFNTQFALADSIMNGGGQDGTTFMDDAFWSGVNFDFNYDPQT